Proteins found in one Acidobacteriota bacterium genomic segment:
- a CDS encoding glycosyltransferase family 4 protein translates to MIAPEPFFQPRGTPISVYFRNQALTSQGHSVDLVTYPLGEDVVMPGLKIHRVPNILFLKKIKIGPSFAKIPLDALLLFKAASALLRKKYDLIFTHEEGSFIGVLLAAFRRLPHVYDMHSSLPQQLENFAFTRSPILKGLFSYLESLVLKRAQAVIVICPDLENLVKSLGHGEKTVLIENVLDFPCEGFSAGDIENLRRDAAPSGEKIVLYAGNFGPYQGISLLLEAAARVREPAVFVLVGGSGPDRTAMEKKAGELELGRRAVFYDRVPPDRVPLFVAAADVLVSPRDSGTNTPLKIYSFLKSGKPLVATRLWTHTQVLDDRIAVLADPTPEAFAEGLSFALSNPEAAARARAALALAEKEYTFEAYKSRLERVLSLAVRPRRT, encoded by the coding sequence ATGATCGCTCCCGAGCCGTTCTTCCAGCCGCGGGGGACTCCGATCAGCGTGTATTTTCGAAATCAGGCTCTCACGTCCCAGGGCCACAGCGTCGATCTCGTCACCTATCCCCTCGGGGAAGACGTGGTGATGCCCGGATTGAAAATCCACCGGGTTCCCAACATCCTGTTTCTCAAGAAAATCAAGATCGGGCCTTCTTTTGCGAAAATTCCCCTGGACGCCCTTCTGCTGTTCAAGGCGGCGTCGGCCTTGCTGAGGAAAAAATACGATCTGATCTTCACCCACGAGGAGGGATCCTTTATCGGGGTCCTGCTCGCGGCCTTCCGGCGCCTTCCCCATGTCTATGACATGCATTCGAGTCTTCCGCAACAGCTGGAAAATTTTGCGTTTACAAGGTCGCCCATTCTGAAAGGCCTCTTCTCCTATTTGGAATCCCTGGTTCTGAAAAGGGCCCAGGCCGTCATCGTCATCTGCCCGGACCTCGAAAATCTTGTGAAAAGCCTGGGACATGGGGAAAAAACCGTCCTCATCGAAAACGTTCTCGATTTTCCCTGCGAGGGATTCAGCGCCGGGGACATCGAAAACCTGCGGCGGGATGCGGCTCCGAGCGGCGAAAAGATCGTTCTCTATGCGGGAAATTTCGGTCCCTACCAGGGAATTTCCCTCCTTCTCGAGGCCGCCGCCCGGGTTCGCGAACCCGCCGTCTTCGTTCTGGTCGGAGGAAGCGGCCCCGACAGGACGGCCATGGAAAAAAAAGCCGGGGAACTCGAACTCGGACGACGGGCCGTTTTTTATGACAGGGTGCCGCCCGACCGTGTCCCCCTCTTCGTCGCTGCGGCCGATGTCCTGGTTTCTCCGCGCGATTCGGGAACCAACACGCCGCTTAAAATCTACTCTTTTCTGAAGTCGGGAAAGCCTCTGGTGGCCACGCGTTTGTGGACCCACACTCAGGTTCTCGACGACCGGATCGCCGTTCTGGCCGATCCGACACCCGAAGCCTTTGCCGAAGGACTGAGCTTCGCGCTGTCGAACCCGGAAGCGGCGGCCCGGGCCCGGGCCGCCCTGGCTTTGGCCGAGAAGGAATACACGTTCGAAGCCTATAAAAGCCGGCTGGAACGCGTTCTCTCCCTTGCCGTCAGACCGCGCCGGACATGA
- a CDS encoding glycosyltransferase family 2 protein: protein MEKHEQPDVSVVVPIYNEAENLSDLHREISEACRSINRRFEFLFIDDGSTDSSFAVLKDISASDPRMRVIRFRKNFGQTAAISAGFEHARGEIIITMDADLQNDPADFARLLEKIEAGFDVVSGWRQNRKDRWLTRRIPSMLANRLISRITGVKLHDYGCTLKAFRREVVKNLSLYGEMHRFIPAIASSLGIVLAEIPVNHRPRRRGRSKYTIFRAPRVLLDLMTVKFLQSYSTRPLQIFGLLGFLAGFLGAGLAVFMSYERLFLNKGLGDRPLLLLAVLLIVIGFQFITLGLLAEIMIRTYHESSHKKTYHIKDIIGPDSGEKS from the coding sequence ATGGAAAAACACGAGCAACCCGACGTTTCCGTCGTCGTCCCCATTTATAACGAGGCGGAAAACCTGTCCGACCTGCACCGGGAAATCTCCGAGGCCTGCCGAAGCATCAACAGACGCTTCGAATTTTTATTCATCGACGACGGAAGCACCGACTCGTCTTTCGCCGTCCTCAAGGATATCAGCGCCTCCGATCCCCGGATGCGTGTCATCCGCTTCCGGAAGAATTTCGGCCAGACCGCCGCGATATCGGCCGGATTTGAGCACGCCCGGGGCGAGATCATCATCACCATGGACGCGGATCTTCAGAACGACCCGGCCGATTTTGCGCGTCTTCTGGAAAAAATCGAAGCCGGGTTCGACGTCGTCAGCGGCTGGAGACAAAACCGCAAGGACCGTTGGCTGACCCGCCGCATTCCCTCCATGCTCGCCAACCGGCTGATCTCCCGGATCACCGGGGTCAAGCTGCACGACTACGGATGCACCCTCAAGGCCTTCCGCCGCGAAGTCGTCAAGAATCTCAGTCTCTACGGCGAGATGCACCGCTTCATTCCCGCCATCGCCTCGAGCCTGGGCATCGTTCTGGCCGAAATTCCCGTCAACCACCGCCCGCGCCGCCGCGGCCGCTCCAAATACACCATTTTCCGGGCCCCGCGCGTTCTCCTGGACCTTATGACCGTCAAGTTTCTTCAGAGTTACTCAACCCGCCCGCTGCAGATTTTCGGTCTTCTCGGTTTTCTGGCCGGGTTTCTGGGCGCAGGCCTGGCCGTGTTCATGTCTTACGAGCGGCTCTTCCTCAATAAAGGCCTCGGTGACCGGCCGCTCCTTCTCCTGGCAGTGCTGCTCATCGTCATCGGTTTTCAATTCATCACCCTGGGCCTTCTGGCCGAGATCATGATCCGGACCTATCACGAATCGTCCCATAAAAAAACGTACCACATCAAAGACATCATCGGCCCGGATTCCGGGGAAAAGTCCTGA
- a CDS encoding metallophosphoesterase, translated as MRWTRRDILKAGGFGLAAAGFCPRFLAGNSSQPPSSPLRDYLFDTSYPFPYDETVFESAERVYNVRKASGGACRANLHLILKEGCRLDIRIPVSDRAEGLAAPMRLHAFTGVEGTLDVELTGYESRRLHYQVQYREGTGPWKALAPKAFKLPNVDLDRGDEISIILIGDDHTFDDADYEVPPEEMPAKLGGDYVVSFLKGLRMNPDWFGKPPLNSLRNGFTLAQMQRYILAYEDPDFIINLGDTTGLGARHKWPGFNLPKQNLTAADYDALARTFWLRMRKIFSGVTSCVPFHLCFGNHDGETSWNATRHKSREWRKRLFPMPDDGTYGEGGHRDGNYYAFSWGGDSENRGGARFAILDICAFGGTRAPRKPEEWTLGEEQKAWFKKVLAMGKKDWTFACFHHVLGGWPAGPDELSYELAYGRGPLFETNDYEGLSDPALTEQVELTETARKHGLSAFLYGHDHISYHHRLDRRIGYKDCAGVCAGSPKYMGEVGWWQMPFWSRFYGSRALPTPDFWGPPGVVRMTIRRDEVRFDTLVTGKTVHSNIPWESRVGMILSSSVLPNMPPVLSVQSSDISLESVEGDAVPASGILEIRNAGGMGLKWTARSAAAWLALTPREGKVWEEPEKVVLAADVSKLDEGNYATRITVESPGTQGSPSDILVALKVLPPPIFAPLDFSAKLQSREILDLHRDVIVFTWAPDPRNRRIAGYKLSFLEESGRRTLLATIGSQTDRHILRFVPPGFRAYPFSLASFDAKGREGPAALTSIRT; from the coding sequence TTGCGCTGGACCAGAAGAGATATTCTCAAAGCCGGAGGCTTCGGTCTGGCCGCCGCAGGGTTTTGTCCGCGTTTTTTAGCCGGAAACTCCTCCCAGCCGCCGTCATCTCCTCTTCGCGATTACCTTTTCGACACATCCTATCCGTTCCCGTATGACGAGACCGTCTTTGAAAGCGCCGAAAGGGTTTACAATGTCAGGAAAGCGTCCGGCGGCGCCTGCCGGGCGAATCTTCATCTCATCCTCAAGGAGGGTTGCCGCCTTGATATCCGGATACCCGTCAGCGACCGAGCTGAAGGCCTGGCGGCGCCGATGCGCCTTCATGCGTTTACCGGAGTTGAAGGGACGCTCGACGTCGAATTGACGGGATATGAAAGCCGCCGGCTTCACTACCAGGTTCAATATCGTGAGGGAACGGGTCCCTGGAAAGCGCTCGCGCCCAAGGCTTTCAAACTGCCGAACGTCGACCTGGACCGGGGCGACGAAATCTCCATCATCCTCATTGGCGACGATCACACCTTCGACGACGCCGACTACGAAGTTCCTCCGGAGGAGATGCCGGCCAAACTCGGCGGCGACTATGTCGTGTCCTTTTTAAAGGGCTTGAGAATGAACCCCGATTGGTTCGGAAAGCCGCCTCTGAACAGCCTTCGAAACGGATTCACGCTGGCGCAGATGCAGAGGTACATTCTGGCTTATGAAGATCCGGATTTCATCATCAACCTGGGTGACACCACAGGGCTCGGGGCTCGCCATAAATGGCCGGGGTTCAACCTCCCCAAGCAAAATCTGACGGCCGCGGATTATGACGCTTTGGCCCGCACATTCTGGTTGAGGATGAGAAAGATCTTCTCGGGAGTGACGTCGTGTGTGCCGTTTCACTTGTGTTTCGGGAATCATGACGGAGAGACGTCCTGGAATGCCACGCGCCATAAATCCAGGGAATGGCGCAAACGCCTTTTTCCCATGCCCGACGACGGCACTTACGGCGAGGGAGGGCACCGCGACGGAAATTATTATGCTTTTTCCTGGGGGGGCGATTCTGAAAACAGGGGTGGCGCGCGTTTTGCCATTCTCGATATCTGCGCTTTCGGCGGAACCCGCGCGCCCCGCAAGCCGGAGGAATGGACTCTGGGAGAAGAACAGAAGGCCTGGTTTAAAAAAGTCCTGGCCATGGGGAAGAAGGACTGGACTTTCGCCTGTTTTCATCATGTTCTGGGCGGCTGGCCGGCCGGACCCGATGAGTTGAGCTACGAGCTGGCTTATGGAAGAGGCCCGCTGTTCGAGACGAACGATTATGAAGGCCTTTCCGATCCCGCACTGACGGAACAAGTCGAGCTGACGGAGACGGCCCGCAAGCACGGCCTGAGCGCCTTTCTCTACGGGCACGACCATATCAGCTATCACCACAGGCTGGACAGGAGAATCGGATACAAGGATTGTGCCGGAGTCTGTGCGGGTTCTCCGAAATACATGGGTGAAGTCGGCTGGTGGCAAATGCCGTTTTGGAGCCGGTTCTACGGTTCACGTGCGCTCCCGACTCCCGATTTCTGGGGACCCCCGGGAGTTGTGCGAATGACCATCCGGCGGGATGAGGTTCGCTTCGATACCCTGGTGACCGGAAAAACGGTGCATTCCAACATTCCCTGGGAAAGCCGGGTCGGGATGATCCTCAGCAGCTCCGTTCTTCCGAATATGCCGCCGGTGCTGTCCGTTCAGTCCTCCGACATCTCACTTGAAAGTGTGGAAGGCGATGCCGTGCCTGCTTCCGGGATCCTGGAAATCCGAAATGCCGGAGGGATGGGGCTGAAGTGGACGGCCCGTTCCGCGGCGGCCTGGCTGGCTTTGACACCCCGGGAAGGGAAGGTGTGGGAGGAACCCGAAAAGGTTGTCCTTGCGGCCGACGTTTCGAAGCTGGATGAGGGGAATTATGCAACCCGGATCACTGTCGAAAGTCCGGGAACACAGGGAAGCCCGAGCGACATTCTCGTCGCGCTCAAGGTTCTTCCGCCTCCGATTTTCGCCCCGCTCGATTTTTCCGCGAAACTCCAATCCAGAGAGATCCTGGATCTCCATCGAGACGTGATTGTTTTCACTTGGGCGCCCGATCCCCGGAACAGGCGCATCGCCGGATACAAACTGAGCTTTCTTGAAGAGTCGGGCCGGCGCACTCTTCTGGCTACGATCGGCTCTCAAACCGACCGACATATCCTGCGGTTCGTTCCGCCGGGTTTCCGCGCCTATCCCTTTTCCCTGGCCTCCTTCGATGCCAAAGGGAGGGAGGGGCCGGCGGCTCTGACATCCATCAGGACGTGA
- a CDS encoding folylpolyglutamate synthase/dihydrofolate synthase family protein — protein MTPSRCRSYLDGLERFGVKLGLDNIRRLCAELGDPQLGFPAVLVAGTNGKGSVCAMLSRSLTLAGYKTGLYTSPHLVRPEERIRLDGAMIPESRFCRTLERIRDAVENLQRSGGESVQPTYFEVLTALAFQYFSRERADIAVLEVGLGGRLDATNIVDPVVSVITTISRDHERQLGRTLGGIAFEKAGILRPGIPIVCGPDRGEAFRTIRRRARELKAPFVPVFEAGSRLEETVRLRDGRRIFLFERDGVRRRLAPSLPGSHQGRNAAVTAVCAEVLDSTWKPVPQRAVSAGIRTASWEARLEILSSRPPILLDGAHNVEGAVALRDHIRQAVGRKVILLFAVMKDKDVAGMVRRLFPEAEAVILTRVPQERAADPEDIASRVGKTKARILFEPDPAAACRLARRLSAGRIPIVAAGSLFLAGEIKRLGCFSEDHHDGSHRR, from the coding sequence ATGACCCCTTCCCGGTGCCGGTCTTATCTGGACGGGTTGGAACGCTTCGGCGTCAAACTCGGTCTGGACAACATCCGCCGTCTCTGCGCGGAGCTGGGCGATCCCCAACTCGGATTCCCCGCCGTTCTTGTGGCCGGGACAAACGGCAAGGGCTCGGTCTGCGCCATGCTCTCCCGGAGCCTGACCCTGGCGGGTTACAAGACGGGTCTCTATACGTCACCTCACTTGGTTCGTCCGGAAGAGAGAATCCGTCTCGACGGCGCCATGATCCCGGAGTCCCGGTTTTGCCGGACTCTGGAGAGGATCCGGGACGCAGTCGAAAATCTCCAGCGGTCCGGCGGAGAGTCCGTCCAACCGACCTATTTCGAAGTCCTGACAGCTTTGGCGTTTCAGTATTTTTCCCGGGAACGGGCGGATATCGCCGTCCTCGAAGTCGGCCTGGGAGGGCGCCTCGACGCAACGAACATCGTCGATCCCGTGGTTTCCGTGATCACGACCATATCCCGGGATCATGAGCGCCAACTGGGCCGCACCCTCGGCGGCATCGCCTTCGAAAAAGCCGGAATTCTCCGCCCCGGAATTCCCATCGTCTGCGGACCGGACCGCGGAGAAGCCTTCCGGACCATCAGGCGCCGTGCCCGCGAATTGAAGGCGCCCTTCGTCCCGGTCTTCGAAGCGGGCTCGCGTCTTGAAGAAACCGTCCGGCTCCGGGACGGCCGGAGGATCTTCCTTTTCGAGCGCGACGGCGTCCGGCGCAGGCTGGCCCCTTCCCTTCCCGGGAGTCATCAGGGGAGGAATGCCGCCGTGACGGCGGTTTGTGCGGAGGTCCTCGACTCGACCTGGAAACCCGTTCCACAGCGGGCCGTATCCGCGGGCATCCGGACGGCCTCTTGGGAAGCCCGCCTGGAAATCCTCTCGAGCCGGCCCCCGATTCTTCTCGACGGTGCGCATAATGTCGAAGGAGCCGTAGCGCTGCGCGACCACATCCGACAGGCCGTCGGAAGGAAAGTCATTCTGCTTTTTGCGGTCATGAAGGACAAGGACGTCGCCGGAATGGTCCGGCGGCTCTTTCCCGAGGCCGAGGCCGTCATTCTGACCCGGGTGCCGCAGGAGCGTGCCGCCGATCCGGAAGACATCGCGTCCCGGGTTGGAAAAACCAAAGCCCGAATCCTGTTCGAGCCGGACCCGGCGGCCGCCTGCCGCCTGGCCCGGCGGCTCTCGGCCGGGCGGATTCCCATCGTGGCGGCCGGATCGCTTTTTTTGGCCGGTGAAATCAAGCGGCTCGGTTGTTTTTCCGAGGATCATCATGACGGATCGCATCGCCGCTGA
- a CDS encoding ABC transporter ATP-binding protein, with protein MSAIVIDNVSRIYQKYSARHRFQTFKSALLRGDIFRTLKSAELVSALEDVSFTVDKGRTFGVIGENGSGKSTLLKIVSGITKPTSGRIAVNGKVSALIELGAGFHPEISGRENVFINGIMLGLSKKEIHRKFDQIVGFAELEEFIDAPVKTYSSGMYMRLGFSVAINVNPDILLIDEVLAVGDASFVPKCLDKIDDFRRRGKTILFVSHDLATVEKICDRVVWLKNGRIMTIGEPKRIVDAYLQDVTDKQEKSFEKKRQERETETAAGAETWDEGRRENRWGMREVEIKKVVLRNAEGREKHVFSPDEGLTIDIEVEAYSRIEDFVFGIGVFNSKGIAVYGTNTHLEDFAPVLIKGPGRVSCRIDALNLINGTYYLDVAVHKRDGYPYDYHQNMYSFLVSSTARDNGVARLPHVWEFSQGIAVKPPQR; from the coding sequence GTGAGCGCCATCGTCATCGACAACGTTTCCCGAATCTACCAGAAATACTCGGCGCGCCACCGGTTTCAGACCTTCAAAAGCGCCCTTCTCCGCGGGGATATCTTCCGGACGCTCAAGTCGGCCGAACTGGTCTCGGCCCTTGAAGACGTGAGTTTCACCGTGGACAAGGGGCGGACGTTCGGCGTCATCGGCGAGAACGGTTCGGGAAAAAGCACCCTGCTCAAAATCGTGTCCGGAATCACCAAGCCGACCTCGGGCCGGATCGCCGTCAACGGCAAGGTCTCGGCCCTCATCGAACTCGGTGCCGGATTTCATCCCGAAATCAGCGGCCGGGAGAATGTCTTCATCAACGGCATCATGCTCGGTCTTTCGAAAAAGGAGATTCATCGGAAATTCGACCAGATCGTCGGCTTCGCTGAACTCGAGGAATTCATCGACGCCCCGGTCAAGACCTATTCCTCAGGCATGTACATGAGGCTGGGTTTTTCCGTGGCCATCAACGTCAACCCCGACATCCTGCTCATCGACGAAGTCCTGGCCGTCGGCGACGCCTCGTTCGTTCCCAAATGCCTCGACAAGATCGACGATTTCCGCCGTCGCGGAAAAACCATTCTTTTCGTCAGCCACGACCTGGCCACGGTCGAAAAGATCTGCGACCGCGTCGTCTGGCTCAAGAACGGCCGCATCATGACCATCGGGGAGCCCAAACGCATCGTGGACGCCTATCTCCAGGATGTGACCGACAAACAGGAAAAATCCTTCGAGAAGAAACGCCAGGAACGCGAGACGGAAACCGCGGCGGGGGCCGAAACCTGGGACGAAGGGCGCCGGGAGAATCGCTGGGGCATGCGGGAGGTCGAAATCAAAAAGGTCGTCCTGCGCAATGCCGAGGGGCGGGAGAAGCATGTTTTCTCACCGGACGAAGGCCTGACCATCGACATCGAAGTCGAGGCCTATTCCCGGATCGAGGATTTCGTTTTCGGCATCGGTGTCTTCAATTCCAAGGGCATCGCCGTCTATGGAACGAATACCCACCTCGAGGATTTCGCGCCCGTTCTGATCAAGGGCCCGGGACGGGTCTCCTGCCGTATCGATGCCCTCAACCTCATCAACGGCACGTATTATCTCGATGTCGCCGTTCACAAAAGGGACGGCTATCCCTACGACTATCATCAGAACATGTACTCATTTCTGGTGTCGTCCACGGCCAGGGACAACGGGGTTGCCCGCCTGCCCCATGTCTGGGAGTTTTCCCAGGGCATCGCCGTCAAGCCGCCTCAGCGATGA
- a CDS encoding ABC transporter permease, with the protein MNIIHNIRDLWKCRVLIQNLVVRELKARYRGTVLGFFWSFFNPLLLMIVYTIVFGFIIGPRDPAFGNSPILYALFLFCGVLPWTWFSSSAIESANVLMIQGNLIKKVLFPAEILPIVVVTSNFIHFLFGLPILLAAKGLIVLLIPGARPFTWHVLLIPLVMIVQFVFSLGFAFLLSALTVHFRDIKDILSNLLTFWFFSTPIVYPLTFQSIQKSSFLRTFLSLNPMTHIIGGYQSSLFYGEILRWAGLGLTLLAGLVFLYFGYLIFDRLRDSFPEEV; encoded by the coding sequence TTGAACATCATTCACAACATTCGGGATCTCTGGAAGTGCCGGGTTCTGATCCAAAACCTCGTCGTTCGGGAACTCAAAGCCCGCTACCGGGGAACGGTGCTCGGATTTTTCTGGTCGTTTTTCAATCCCCTTCTGCTCATGATCGTCTACACGATCGTCTTTGGATTCATCATCGGCCCGAGGGATCCGGCCTTCGGGAACAGCCCCATTCTCTATGCGCTGTTCCTTTTCTGCGGCGTTCTGCCCTGGACCTGGTTCTCTTCATCGGCCATCGAATCGGCCAATGTGCTGATGATTCAGGGCAACCTGATCAAGAAAGTCCTTTTTCCCGCCGAAATCCTGCCGATCGTCGTCGTCACGTCGAATTTCATTCATTTTCTTTTCGGGTTGCCGATTCTGCTTGCGGCCAAGGGTTTGATCGTTCTCCTCATCCCCGGCGCCCGCCCGTTCACCTGGCATGTCCTTCTGATTCCTCTGGTCATGATCGTCCAGTTCGTCTTCTCTCTGGGCTTCGCTTTCCTGCTTTCGGCGCTGACCGTTCATTTCCGCGACATCAAGGACATCCTGTCCAACCTTCTGACGTTCTGGTTTTTCTCGACACCCATCGTTTATCCCCTGACCTTTCAATCGATCCAGAAATCGTCGTTTCTGAGGACGTTTCTGAGCCTGAACCCGATGACGCACATCATCGGGGGATACCAGAGCAGCCTTTTCTACGGCGAGATTCTCCGGTGGGCCGGCCTGGGCCTGACCCTGCTGGCCGGTCTCGTCTTTCTCTATTTCGGTTATCTCATTTTCGACAGATTGCGCGATTCGTTTCCCGAGGAGGTCTAG
- the rfaE2 gene encoding D-glycero-beta-D-manno-heptose 1-phosphate adenylyltransferase: MMVKFKKLIRRTEVAAFRDGVKREGRTVVFTNGCFDLLHAGHIRLFREARKLGDVLVVGVNADASVRRLKGPNRPVFPLRERLEVLAALTDIGGLISFGEDTPLQLIRRLRPDVLVKGGDWRPEEVVGRAEVEAAGGRLVIVPYLEGRSSSSIIDRVLESAS; encoded by the coding sequence ATGATGGTGAAGTTCAAGAAACTCATTCGCCGGACGGAGGTCGCCGCATTCCGGGATGGGGTGAAAAGAGAGGGGCGGACGGTGGTTTTCACGAACGGCTGTTTCGACCTTCTTCATGCCGGGCATATCCGTCTTTTTCGGGAAGCCCGGAAGCTCGGCGACGTTCTCGTCGTCGGGGTGAACGCTGACGCATCGGTGCGGCGCTTGAAAGGCCCGAACAGGCCCGTTTTCCCTCTCCGGGAAAGGCTTGAAGTCCTGGCGGCCCTTACGGATATCGGCGGCTTGATCTCTTTCGGCGAGGACACCCCGCTGCAACTCATCAGGCGCCTCCGGCCCGATGTCCTGGTCAAGGGCGGCGACTGGAGGCCGGAAGAGGTCGTCGGCCGGGCCGAGGTCGAGGCCGCGGGCGGGCGGCTCGTCATCGTGCCCTATCTGGAAGGGCGGTCCAGTTCCTCGATCATCGACCGCGTGCTTGAGTCGGCGTCCTGA
- a CDS encoding methyltransferase — MTDRIAAEPGSGETRDAFFHGRIRIIQKKKGYRFSVDAVLLADFVEIRPGDVCLELGTGNGIVSLLLSIKPFGRVTGLEIQTDLAALARRNVLINGLEDRIEILSADLRDFRPPAGFDVVFSNPPYFRRRGGVLSPCPEKSIAKHEIACDISDIMRKTRECLKADGRAYFIYPDQRRKDFMQAVEYRGLAVRNIRDVLARKDAPPKLFLAACGPGVERPEILPPLVLFGADGKYTAEAEAVFSGRIAF, encoded by the coding sequence ATGACGGATCGCATCGCCGCTGAACCGGGTTCCGGGGAGACCCGGGATGCTTTTTTTCACGGCCGGATCCGCATCATTCAGAAAAAGAAGGGCTACCGGTTTTCCGTGGACGCGGTTCTTCTGGCCGATTTTGTCGAGATCCGGCCGGGCGATGTTTGCCTCGAATTGGGAACGGGAAACGGCATCGTATCCCTGCTGCTCAGCATCAAGCCTTTCGGCCGCGTGACGGGCCTGGAGATCCAGACGGATCTGGCTGCTCTGGCCCGGCGCAACGTCCTTATCAACGGTCTTGAGGACAGGATCGAGATCCTGTCGGCCGATCTCAGAGATTTCCGTCCGCCCGCCGGTTTCGATGTCGTCTTTTCCAATCCGCCGTATTTCCGAAGGCGGGGCGGCGTGCTCAGCCCCTGCCCGGAAAAGTCCATTGCGAAACATGAGATTGCCTGCGACATATCTGATATAATGCGCAAGACTCGGGAGTGCCTGAAGGCCGACGGAAGAGCGTATTTCATCTATCCGGATCAACGGAGAAAGGATTTCATGCAGGCTGTGGAATACCGGGGATTGGCCGTCCGCAATATCCGCGACGTCCTGGCCCGCAAGGATGCGCCACCGAAGCTGTTTCTGGCCGCCTGCGGTCCGGGGGTGGAGAGGCCGGAGATCCTTCCCCCGCTTGTTCTTTTCGGGGCCGACGGAAAATACACGGCCGAAGCCGAGGCCGTATTTTCAGGGAGAATCGCATTTTGA
- a CDS encoding response regulator, whose translation MTEKKILIVDYDARSLEALAEMLSSSRLTIIRAADGQEAYDLFLSENPDCVVLEAILPKIHGFDLTRRIHQESNGRVPVIIVTGLYRGPQYRHEALSCLGAADYFEKPVDPGKFRAAIQKLLRDDEDIDEDLPNADDVIAGLTRRIHPRPGKKSSKSEGS comes from the coding sequence ATGACCGAAAAAAAGATATTGATTGTGGACTATGACGCCAGAAGTCTCGAGGCCCTGGCCGAAATGTTGAGTTCCTCCCGGCTGACCATCATCCGGGCAGCGGACGGGCAGGAGGCCTACGATCTTTTCCTTTCCGAGAATCCGGATTGCGTTGTTTTGGAAGCCATTCTTCCCAAAATCCACGGTTTCGATCTGACCCGGAGGATCCATCAGGAGTCGAACGGCCGGGTTCCGGTGATCATCGTCACGGGACTCTACAGGGGCCCTCAGTACCGGCATGAAGCCCTGTCTTGTCTCGGCGCGGCGGATTATTTCGAAAAGCCCGTTGATCCCGGGAAATTCCGGGCCGCGATTCAGAAATTGTTGCGGGACGACGAGGATATCGACGAAGACCTTCCGAATGCCGACGACGTCATCGCCGGCCTGACCCGGAGGATCCATCCCCGTCCCGGAAAGAAGTCTTCCAAGAGCGAGGGGTCATGA
- the accD gene encoding acetyl-CoA carboxylase, carboxyltransferase subunit beta: protein MTSLWTRCNNCQRILFKQDILDNLSVCPACNFHFRIAADERLKMLFDDGRFDVLDENIRPVDALEFEDTRPYAERLEQSREKTGMADAIVSARGFLDGIPVYILAMEFAFLGGSMGSVVGEKIARACEKAVQDLSPVIIISCSGGARMQEGMLSLMQMIKTSAAVARLGAAGLPFISILSDPTTGGTTASFAMLGDINIAEPQALIGFAGPRVIEQTIKEKLPKGFQRSEFLLEHGMLDDVVERKHLRNYLVRALRLFLNRPQ from the coding sequence ATGACCAGCCTGTGGACGCGATGCAACAATTGCCAGAGAATTCTTTTCAAGCAGGATATTCTCGACAACCTGTCGGTTTGTCCGGCCTGCAACTTTCATTTCCGGATCGCGGCCGATGAACGCCTGAAAATGCTGTTCGACGACGGCCGATTCGATGTTCTGGATGAAAACATCCGCCCCGTCGACGCCCTGGAGTTTGAAGACACCCGGCCGTATGCCGAGCGGCTCGAGCAGAGCCGCGAAAAGACCGGAATGGCCGACGCCATCGTTTCGGCCAGGGGTTTTCTCGACGGGATTCCGGTTTATATCCTGGCCATGGAATTCGCCTTTCTCGGCGGCAGCATGGGGTCGGTGGTCGGAGAGAAAATCGCCCGGGCCTGCGAGAAAGCCGTGCAGGATCTGAGTCCGGTCATCATCATTTCCTGCTCCGGCGGCGCCCGGATGCAGGAAGGCATGTTGTCGCTGATGCAGATGATCAAGACCAGCGCCGCGGTCGCCCGGCTCGGCGCGGCCGGCCTGCCTTTTATTTCCATCCTCAGCGATCCGACGACAGGCGGGACGACGGCCAGCTTCGCCATGCTGGGCGACATCAACATCGCGGAGCCCCAGGCCCTCATCGGCTTCGCCGGTCCCCGCGTCATCGAACAGACCATCAAAGAGAAGCTTCCCAAGGGATTCCAGAGATCCGAGTTTCTCCTCGAGCACGGCATGCTCGACGACGTCGTCGAGCGCAAGCACCTGCGGAATTACCTGGTCCGCGCCCTGCGCCTGTTTCTCAACCGCCCCCAATGA